Proteins encoded within one genomic window of Arachis ipaensis cultivar K30076 chromosome B08, Araip1.1, whole genome shotgun sequence:
- the LOC107613872 gene encoding uncharacterized protein LOC107613872 isoform X2 → MEVMFPPSFTLSPNYAPNWFLHFPDSSSNNFTFRTSPRVPLHPASRERSFVPPVHVQDESVERVITEPITDNHVLSRHSAVFKQNRLPPLVSALKASAELNTASFHFPGHNRGHAAPDSLTQLIGIRPYLHDLPELPELDNLFCPEGPILEAQTEASKLFGSSETWFLVGGTTCGIQAAILATCSPGDFLILPRNCHLSVISAMVLSGAVPKYIIPDYKNDWEIAGGVTPLQVLKVIQELEREGKKPAAVFITSPTYHGICCSLSEISELCHSHKIPLIVDEAHGAHLGFHPELPNSALQQGADLTVQSTHKVLCSLTQSSMLHLSGNIVDKEKISRCLQTLQTTSPSYLLLASLDAARAQLSESLASVFNQAIKLANETKCLLKRIPGISVLENSSFPTFPGIDPLRLTVGFWELGLSGYEADEILYRDFRIVCELVGSKSITYAVNLGTCRDHVQRLIFGIKHLAATYAHIHQPEETVVTGHAPFADTVTRLIPRDAFFASKRKVSIKDCVGEISGDLVCPYPPGIPVLIPGEVITESAVDYLIRVRSNGGVISGASDPSLSSITVCNV, encoded by the exons ATGGAAGTGATGTTCCCACCCTCGTTCACTCTCTCTCCCAATTATGCACCAAATTGGTTTCTTCATTTTCCC GATTCTTCTTCCAACAACTTCACTTTCAGAACTTCACCTAGGGTTCCGCTTCACCCTGCCTCTCGG GAAAGAAGCTTTGTACCACCAGTACATGTGCAAGATGAAAGCGTTGAAAGAGTGATTACTGAACCAATCACAGATAACCATGTTTTAAGTAGACACTCTGCAGTATTCAAGCAAAATCGCCTACCTCCACTAGTGAGTGCACTAAAAGCTTCAGCAGAACTAAATACTGCCAGTTTTCATTTTCCTGGCCATAACAGAGGGCATGCTGCTCCGGATTCATTGACTCAGCTCATTGGAATAAGACCATATCTTCATGATTTGCCTGAGCTTCCGGAGCTTGACAACCTCTTTTGTCCTGAGGGTCCCATATTAGAAGCACAAACAGAAGCTTCCAAACTGTTTGGATCATCAGAGACATGGTTTCTTGTTGGTGGTACTACTTGTGGGATCCAAGCAGCAATATTGGCGACATGTTCACCCGGAGACTTTCTGATTCTTCCTAGGAATTGTCACTTATCAGTGATATCTGCTATGGTTTTATCTGGCGCAGTACCCAAGTACATAATTCCTGATTATAAGAATGATTGGGAGATCGCAGGTGGTGTCACCCCATTACAG GTTTTGAAAGTAATCCAGGAACTAGAAAGGGAAGGTAAAAAACCAGCAGCAGTTTTCATCACTTCACCTACTTATCATGGTATCTGCTGCAGCTTGAGTGAGATTTCTGAGTTGTGTCATTCTCATAAAATTCCTTTGATAGTTGATGAAGCTCACGGTGCACACCTGGGTTTTCATCCTGAGCTGCCGAACTCAGCCCTCCAGCAAGGCGCTGATCTAACTGTGCAGTCCACTCACAAAGTTCTGTGCTCTCTTACTCAGTCATCTATGTTACATCTGTCTGGTAACATTGTAGATAAGGAGAAAATTTCTAGATGTCTCCAAACTCTTCAGACCACAAGCCCTAGTTATTTGCTTTTGGCATCTCTAGACGCTGCTAGAGCTCAACTTAGTGAAAGCCTGGCCAGTGTTTTCAACCAAGCAATCAAACTAGCCAATGAAACTAAGTGCCTCCTAAAACGCATCCCGGGTATCTCAGTCCTTGAAAATTCAAGCTTTCCAACCTTTCCTGGTATTGATCCGTTACGGCTTACCGTTGGTTTTTGGGAGCTTGGTTTGTCAGGTTATGAGGCAGACGAGATCTTGTACAGGGATTTCAGAATTGTCTGTGAACTCGTTGGGAGTAAATCCATTACTTATGCGGTTAATCTCGGAACCTGTAGAGATCATGTCCAAAGGCTTATATTCGGCATAAAACATCTAGCTGCTACATATGCACACATTCATCAACCTGAAGAGACGGTGGTTACTGGTCATGCACCATTTGCTGATACAGTCACGAGGTTGATACCAAGAGATGCCTTTTTTGCAAGCAAAAGGAAAGTATCAATAAAGGATTGTGTTGGTGAGATTTCTGGGGATCTTGTATGTCCGTACCCACCAGGCATACCGGTTTTGATCCCCGGCGAGGTCATTACTGAAAGCGCCGTTGACTATCTGATTCGAGTTAGGAGTAATGGTGGTGTTATTAGTGGAGCCTCTGATCCCTCACTTTCTTCTATAACTGTCTGCAATGTGTAA
- the LOC107613872 gene encoding uncharacterized protein LOC107613872 isoform X1, producing the protein MEVMFPPSFTLSPNYAPNWFLHFPVTDSSSNNFTFRTSPRVPLHPASRERSFVPPVHVQDESVERVITEPITDNHVLSRHSAVFKQNRLPPLVSALKASAELNTASFHFPGHNRGHAAPDSLTQLIGIRPYLHDLPELPELDNLFCPEGPILEAQTEASKLFGSSETWFLVGGTTCGIQAAILATCSPGDFLILPRNCHLSVISAMVLSGAVPKYIIPDYKNDWEIAGGVTPLQVLKVIQELEREGKKPAAVFITSPTYHGICCSLSEISELCHSHKIPLIVDEAHGAHLGFHPELPNSALQQGADLTVQSTHKVLCSLTQSSMLHLSGNIVDKEKISRCLQTLQTTSPSYLLLASLDAARAQLSESLASVFNQAIKLANETKCLLKRIPGISVLENSSFPTFPGIDPLRLTVGFWELGLSGYEADEILYRDFRIVCELVGSKSITYAVNLGTCRDHVQRLIFGIKHLAATYAHIHQPEETVVTGHAPFADTVTRLIPRDAFFASKRKVSIKDCVGEISGDLVCPYPPGIPVLIPGEVITESAVDYLIRVRSNGGVISGASDPSLSSITVCNV; encoded by the exons ATGGAAGTGATGTTCCCACCCTCGTTCACTCTCTCTCCCAATTATGCACCAAATTGGTTTCTTCATTTTCCCGTAACA GATTCTTCTTCCAACAACTTCACTTTCAGAACTTCACCTAGGGTTCCGCTTCACCCTGCCTCTCGG GAAAGAAGCTTTGTACCACCAGTACATGTGCAAGATGAAAGCGTTGAAAGAGTGATTACTGAACCAATCACAGATAACCATGTTTTAAGTAGACACTCTGCAGTATTCAAGCAAAATCGCCTACCTCCACTAGTGAGTGCACTAAAAGCTTCAGCAGAACTAAATACTGCCAGTTTTCATTTTCCTGGCCATAACAGAGGGCATGCTGCTCCGGATTCATTGACTCAGCTCATTGGAATAAGACCATATCTTCATGATTTGCCTGAGCTTCCGGAGCTTGACAACCTCTTTTGTCCTGAGGGTCCCATATTAGAAGCACAAACAGAAGCTTCCAAACTGTTTGGATCATCAGAGACATGGTTTCTTGTTGGTGGTACTACTTGTGGGATCCAAGCAGCAATATTGGCGACATGTTCACCCGGAGACTTTCTGATTCTTCCTAGGAATTGTCACTTATCAGTGATATCTGCTATGGTTTTATCTGGCGCAGTACCCAAGTACATAATTCCTGATTATAAGAATGATTGGGAGATCGCAGGTGGTGTCACCCCATTACAG GTTTTGAAAGTAATCCAGGAACTAGAAAGGGAAGGTAAAAAACCAGCAGCAGTTTTCATCACTTCACCTACTTATCATGGTATCTGCTGCAGCTTGAGTGAGATTTCTGAGTTGTGTCATTCTCATAAAATTCCTTTGATAGTTGATGAAGCTCACGGTGCACACCTGGGTTTTCATCCTGAGCTGCCGAACTCAGCCCTCCAGCAAGGCGCTGATCTAACTGTGCAGTCCACTCACAAAGTTCTGTGCTCTCTTACTCAGTCATCTATGTTACATCTGTCTGGTAACATTGTAGATAAGGAGAAAATTTCTAGATGTCTCCAAACTCTTCAGACCACAAGCCCTAGTTATTTGCTTTTGGCATCTCTAGACGCTGCTAGAGCTCAACTTAGTGAAAGCCTGGCCAGTGTTTTCAACCAAGCAATCAAACTAGCCAATGAAACTAAGTGCCTCCTAAAACGCATCCCGGGTATCTCAGTCCTTGAAAATTCAAGCTTTCCAACCTTTCCTGGTATTGATCCGTTACGGCTTACCGTTGGTTTTTGGGAGCTTGGTTTGTCAGGTTATGAGGCAGACGAGATCTTGTACAGGGATTTCAGAATTGTCTGTGAACTCGTTGGGAGTAAATCCATTACTTATGCGGTTAATCTCGGAACCTGTAGAGATCATGTCCAAAGGCTTATATTCGGCATAAAACATCTAGCTGCTACATATGCACACATTCATCAACCTGAAGAGACGGTGGTTACTGGTCATGCACCATTTGCTGATACAGTCACGAGGTTGATACCAAGAGATGCCTTTTTTGCAAGCAAAAGGAAAGTATCAATAAAGGATTGTGTTGGTGAGATTTCTGGGGATCTTGTATGTCCGTACCCACCAGGCATACCGGTTTTGATCCCCGGCGAGGTCATTACTGAAAGCGCCGTTGACTATCTGATTCGAGTTAGGAGTAATGGTGGTGTTATTAGTGGAGCCTCTGATCCCTCACTTTCTTCTATAACTGTCTGCAATGTGTAA